The following proteins are encoded in a genomic region of Galbibacter sp. BG1:
- a CDS encoding SGNH/GDSL hydrolase family protein, with protein MNTKYIGLLSFMLIGLLSCSSDDDSSGGGDMGMNFSAGTADFSNYVSVGNSLTAGYTDGALFQASQQNSLPNMLSQQFSLVGGGEFNQPLMNDNLGGATLGGNVILENRLFFNGAGPARLPGSPTTEISQTLSGSFNNMGVPGALSYHLLAQGYGNIAGLQTGQANPYFVRFASSANTSIIADAVSQNPTFFTLWIGNNDVLGYATSGGIGIDQNGNLDPSTYASNDITDPNVFAQVYSGIVAQLTANGAKGAVANIPNVTSIPYFTTVPYNPVPLDEATANQLNTQLIGPLKQILTAQGQGDRVVLLQAGSNNPLMIKDEDLTDLSAQLNGALQQAGIPAQQAGLMAMLYGQARHATEADLITLPTSSTIGTEQVGIPAPFNSIGVTYPLQDGAVLLPSEQKAATDAVVAFNTTIAAVAEQNGLALVDANAILDEVVNGGVAFDEFVLNGDLVFGGAFSLDGVHPTARGYAYLANNFLAAIEANFDAKLPRLKAADYNTLYPAQLP; from the coding sequence ATGAATACTAAATATATAGGCTTATTATCTTTTATGTTAATCGGATTGCTAAGTTGCAGTTCCGATGATGATTCTTCAGGTGGGGGCGATATGGGGATGAATTTTTCTGCTGGAACGGCAGATTTCTCTAATTACGTATCCGTAGGGAATTCCTTAACTGCGGGGTATACCGATGGAGCTCTTTTTCAGGCAAGTCAACAGAATTCATTACCTAATATGCTCTCTCAACAGTTTTCACTAGTTGGTGGAGGGGAATTTAATCAACCTTTGATGAACGACAATCTGGGTGGAGCCACCTTGGGTGGAAATGTAATCCTAGAAAACCGTTTGTTTTTTAATGGAGCTGGACCCGCTCGTTTGCCGGGTTCTCCAACTACCGAGATTTCACAAACCTTATCAGGTAGTTTTAATAATATGGGAGTACCTGGAGCTTTAAGTTATCATTTATTGGCACAGGGTTATGGAAATATCGCAGGGCTGCAAACCGGACAGGCAAATCCATATTTTGTTCGATTTGCTTCGAGTGCCAACACATCCATAATTGCAGACGCTGTAAGTCAGAATCCAACCTTTTTCACCCTTTGGATAGGGAATAACGATGTGCTGGGTTATGCCACTTCGGGAGGAATAGGGATAGATCAAAACGGGAATCTAGATCCTTCTACCTATGCCAGCAATGATATTACCGATCCTAATGTTTTTGCGCAAGTGTATAGTGGTATAGTGGCGCAATTAACGGCAAATGGTGCAAAGGGAGCAGTAGCCAATATTCCAAATGTAACCTCTATTCCTTATTTCACAACAGTTCCTTACAATCCTGTTCCATTGGATGAAGCAACTGCCAATCAATTAAATACGCAGCTTATCGGTCCACTAAAGCAAATATTAACCGCTCAGGGTCAGGGAGATCGTGTGGTGCTTTTGCAGGCTGGAAGCAATAACCCTTTAATGATTAAAGATGAAGATCTAACCGACCTTTCAGCTCAATTAAATGGTGCTTTGCAACAAGCGGGAATCCCAGCACAACAAGCTGGCCTAATGGCCATGTTATATGGGCAAGCTCGACATGCCACCGAAGCAGATCTCATTACATTACCTACTTCTTCAACAATTGGTACGGAACAAGTAGGGATTCCTGCACCTTTTAATTCAATCGGTGTTACCTATCCATTACAAGATGGAGCGGTTCTACTGCCAAGCGAACAAAAAGCTGCTACAGATGCAGTGGTTGCTTTTAATACTACTATAGCGGCAGTTGCAGAACAAAATGGACTCGCTTTGGTAGATGCAAATGCAATTTTAGATGAAGTGGTAAATGGAGGTGTTGCATTCGATGAATTTGTTTTAAACGGCGATTTGGTTTTTGGAGGTGCTTTCTCTTTAGACGGTGTGCACCCTACGGCAAGAGGCTATGCTTATTTAGCTAATAATTTTTTGGCTGCTATAGAAGCTAATTTCGATGCAAAATTACCTCGACTGAAAGCGGCGGATTATAATACACTGTATCCTGCACAATTACCTTAA